The following is a genomic window from Desulfovibrio sp. Huiquan2017.
TGGTCGAAGACGAGCTTGACCTTTTCGGTCAGGGCGAAGAACACGCCCCAATAATCGGAGGTCTTGCACCAGGGGCGAACCACGAAGTTGACCGAAGAGTCGGCCAGTTCCATGACCTGAATGACCGGCGCGGGTTCGGCCAGGATGCGAGGCTCCTCGGAGACGATGCGTTCCAGGGTCTTCTTGGCTTTGAGCAGGTCGTCGTCGTAGCCGATGCCGAAGGTCATGTCCACGCGCCGGGTGTCGTTGGCCGTGACGTTGATGATGGTTCCGCCGAGCACGGCGGAGTTGGGCACGGTGATGACCCGGTTGTCCGGGGTGGTCAACACGGTATTGAAGATGTTGATGGCCGTGACCGTGCCGGACTGGCCGCCCGCAGTGACGTAGTCGCCTTTCTTGAAGAACTTGAGCAGGATGAGCATGACGCCTGCCGCGAAGTTGGACAGGGAGTCCTTGAGGGCCAGGCCGA
Proteins encoded in this region:
- a CDS encoding mechanosensitive ion channel domain-containing protein — translated: MDLDISRLTETLASYVTEYGLRIVVALLIFIIGRAIAKTLANGTQKVLLKAKVDETLASFLKNITYYALVAAVVIAALGQAGINVTSFLAVLGAAGLAVGLALKDSLSNFAAGVMLILLKFFKKGDYVTAGGQSGTVTAINIFNTVLTTPDNRVITVPNSAVLGGTIINVTANDTRRVDMTFGIGYDDDLLKAKKTLERIVSEEPRILAEPAPVIQVMELADSSVNFVVRPWCKTSDYWGVFFALTEKVKLVFDQEGISIPYPQQDVHMYTEDK